In Stigmatopora argus isolate UIUO_Sarg chromosome 10, RoL_Sarg_1.0, whole genome shotgun sequence, the following proteins share a genomic window:
- the pou2af2 gene encoding POU domain class 2-associating factor 2 — MDTEYSKRVYQGVRVKHTVKDLLAEKRSRQTNAPRYSSGSTTPPSFVQMSGSHMLPSYYGMRRPFISDSDFGPSTKQFSSDVYPSTYGGRTLGCDKSGFSLIDTYYADTFSEYRNNAANFSSSGGSFLPSSALSSLLPPPFTGESSHVYMRDSWEQSVPEPVPQAELLCPDNLASVSVPSSDSQGSPSHPSQGSSMGLASSSQSYTLHSLEDANYYLLTSTNSYAAPPSTFPSPAYMNSDPVSKIVTEDAVDSHSGLPLNVEAHTCWDKDDTVSAWSSYELRRAF; from the exons ATGGACACTG aaTACTCAAAGAGAGTGTACCAGGGGGTTCGTGTCAAGCACACAGTCAAAGACCTGTTGGCAGAGAAACGATCCCGCCAGACAAACGCGCCGAGGTACAGT AGTGGTTCAACAACCCCACCATCTTTTGTCCAGATGTCAG GCTCTCATATGCTACCCAGCTACTATGGTATGAGGCGTCCTTTCATATCGGACTCGGACTTTGGCCCATCTACCAAGCAGTTTTCATCAGATGTATACCCATCCACCTACGGAGGCAGAACACTGGGCTGTGATAAATCTGGCTTTTCTCTTATTGACACCTACTACGCTGACACTTTCAGTGAATACCGCAACAAtgctgccaacttctccagcTCTGGAGGATCTTTCTTGCCTTCTTCAGCCCTATCGTCTCTTTTGCCTCCTCCCTTCACTGGAGAGTCATCACATGTATACATG AGAGACTCATGGGAGCAATCCGTTCCAGAGCCAGTTCCTCAGGCGGAACTTCTCTGCCCAGATAACTTGGCTTCTGTCAGTGTCCCGTCGTCAGACTCCCAGGGGAGCCCCTCCCATCCAAGCCAAGGCTCATCCATGGGCCTGGCATCCAGCAGCCAGTCCTACACCCTTCACTCCCTGGAGGATGCGAACTATTACCTTTTAACTTCCACCAACTCCTACGCAGCACCACCTTCCACTTTCCCAAGTCCTGCTTATATGAACAGCGACCCGGTGTCCAAAATTGTCACCGAGGATGCAGTCGACAGCCATAGTGGTCTTCCTCTAAATGTGGAAGCTCATACTTGCTGGGATAAGGACGACACTGTGAGCGCCTGGTCCTCCTATGAGCTAAGAAGAGCGTTCtga